Genomic segment of Pseudomonas sp. CCI4.2:
TGTCCAGTGGTAACTCGGTGATTCTCAAGCCCTCGGAAAAATCCCCACTGACCGCCATTCGCGTCGCTCAACTGGCGGTTGAAGCCGGTATCCCAGCGGGCGTGCTCAACGTAGTGCCCGGTTATGGCCACACGGTGGGCAAAGCGTTGGCGCTGCACATGGACGTCGACACGTTGGTGTTCACCGGTTCCACACGCACCGCCAAGCAACTGCTGATCTATTCGGGCGAGTCGAATATGAAGCGCGTATGGCTGGAAGCGGGCGGTAAAAGCCCCAATATCGTCTTTGCCGACGCGCCGGACTTGAGAGCCGCAGCCGAGTCAGCGGCTGGCGCCATCGCGTTCAATCAGGGCGAAGTCTGCACCGCCGGTTCGCGCCTACTGGTGGAGCGTTCGATCAAGGACCAGTTTCTGCCGTTGGTGATCGAAGCACTGAAAGCCTGGAAACCGGGTAATCCGCTGGACCCGGAAACCACCGTCGGGGCGTTAGTCGATACGCAGCAGATGAATACCGTGCTGTCGTACATCGAGTCCGGGCATGCCGATGGCGCCAAGCTGGTCGCGGGCGGCAAGCGTATTTTGCAGGAAACTGGCGGCACTTACGTCGAGCCGACCATTTTTGACGGCGTGAGCAACGCGATGAAAATCGCTCAGGAAGAAATTTTCGGTCCGGTGCTGTCGGTGATTGCCTTCGACACCGTTGAAGAGGCCATCCAGATTGCCAACGACACGCCGTATGGCCTGGCTGCCGGGGTCTGGACCTCCAACCTGTCGAAAGCTCACCTGACCGCCAAGGCACTGCGAGCCGGCAGTGTGTGGGTCAATCAATACGATGGCGGCGACATGACGGCGCCGTTTGGTGGCTTCAAACAGTCGGGCAATGGCCGGGATAAATCCCTGCATGCGTTCGACAAGTACACCGAATTGAAAGCGACCTGGATCAAGTTGTAATCCTCCAAACCGAGTCGGTTTCTTCGCGGATGAATTCGCTCCCACGGTTGAACTCGCTTTAACCGTGGGAGCGAATTGCTTCGCGAAAAGACCTTACGGATCTATGAAAATGCGTTGGGGTACTTATTTCGCTGTGCTGGCTTCGGTCCTCAGCGTCGGGTTAGCACTGGGCGTCAGCATGCCGCTGGTGTCCATGCGCCTGGAAAGCTGGGGCTACGGTTCGTTCGCCATCGGCGTTATGGCCGCGATGCCCGCCATCGGTGTGCTGGCGGGCGCCAGTGTCGCCAGCCGCCTCGCTGCGCATGTCGGCACGCCGTTGCTGATGCGCTTGTGTTTGTGGGGCGGGGCGCTCTCTATTGGGTTGCTCGCGTTACTGCCGAGCTACGCGGTCTGGGTCGTGTTGCGGCTATTGATCGGCGTCATCCTGACCATCGTTTTTATTCTGGGCGAAAGCTGGATCAACCAACTGGTGGTCGAGCGTTGGCGCGGTCGGCTGGTAGCGCTGTATGGCAGCACTTACGCCCTGAGCCAGCTGGCTGGGCCATTGCTGCTGGGCGTGATGGGCACCGAGGCCGATTATGGCTTTTGGGTCGGTGCCGCGTTATTGGTCATCTCCCCGCTGTTGCTGCTGGGACGAACCGGCGCACCCAGCACCGAGGCGTGCAGCGTTACCTTTAATGACCTGTTCGGTTTCTGCCGAGGGCTGCCAGCGATTGCCTGGGCGATTGCGTTGTTTGCCGCGTTCGAAGCGATGATCCTGACCCTGCTGCCGATCTATTGCTTGCAACAGGGCTTTACTGCGGAAATCTCATTGTTCATGGTCAGCACCGTGGTGGTCGGCGATGCCCTGTTGCAACTGCCGATCGGTGCGTTGGCCGACCGCATCTCTCGGCGCACGCTATTTTCCGGTTGTGCGTTACTGTTGATGGTATCGAGCCTGGCAATCCCGTTGCTGCTCGACACGGTATTGATATGGCCGGTGTGGGTGTTGTTCGGTGCCAGCGCTGGCGGGCTGTTTACCCTGTCGCTGATATTGATTGGCGAACGCTATCGCGATGACGCGTTGGTCCGCGCCAATGCCCACGTGGCTCAGTTGTGGGGCGTGGGTTGCTTGTTGGGGCCCTTGGCGGCGGGCGCGGGCAGCCAATGGGTCAGCGGGCATGCTTTGCCGCTGTTGATGGCTGCCGGTGCATTCGGTCTGGTGATTGTGTCCCTGCGCCGTGGCGCGTTCGGCTTACAGCCGGTGATGGCTTAGCGACCCGCCTTCACGCGGTCTCGCTTAGCAGATGCGTGATGGCAGCACCCACCGTTCGCACGGCGGCTTCAATCTCGGCCGTTGGCTTCGATGCGTAGTTCATTCGCAGACAGTTCCGGTATTTGCCCGCCGCCGAGAAAATACTGCCGCCCGCCACTTGAACGCCTTGCCCCAGCAACGCGCGGTTCAGGCGCAAGGTGTCGAAATCTTCCGGCAGCTCGACCCACAGCATAAAACCACCTTGGGGCCGACTGACCCGTGTGCCCTGTGGGAAGTAGCGCATGACCCAGTCAGTCATCTGGTCGCGGCCACGCTGATATTGCCCCCGCATCCGCCGTAAGTGCGGTTCGTAATGCCCGTCCTTGAGAAATTCGGCGATGGCCAACTGAGGTTGGGTGGCGGTGCAACCGGTGCTGATGTACTTCATGTGCAGCACTTGTTCCAAATAACGACCGGGTGCGACCCAGCCAATCCGCACGCCAGGCGCAAGGGTCTTGGAAAACGAACTGCACAGCAGGACGCGGCCGTCTTCGTCGAAAGACTTTATCGTGCGCGGACGGGGGTAGGTGTAGGCCAGGTCGCCATACACGTCGTCTTCAATGATTGCCACGTCATAGCGCTGGGCCAGGGTCAGCAACGCTTTTTTATTCGCCTCGGGCATGATGTAGCCCAGCGGGTTGTTGCAGTTGGGAGTTAGCTGAATGGCTTTGATTGGCCACTGTTCCAAGGCCAACTCCAACGCCTCAAGGCTGATGCCTGTGATTGGGTCGGTGGGAATTTCCAGTGCCTTTAAGCCGAAGCCCTTGAGCATTTGCATCACCCCGTGAAAGCTAGGCGAATCCACCGCGACGATATCACCAGTCTGGCAAATGGCGCGCAGGCTGGTGGACAGCGCTTCGCTACAGCCGGTCGTGATGACTAACTCGTTGGTCGTGAGCTGGCAGCCAGAATCCAGCATCAGTCGCGCCACTTGCTCACGTAGGCTTTGGGTGCCGTAGATCGTGTCGTAATACAAACTCGCCATGTCTTGGCGTCGGCTGATGGTGGCCAAGGAGCGCAGCAAGGGTTTTAGCGTTGGGCTGGTGATGTCTGGCATCCCTCGGCCCAGCTGGATCACGTCTTTATTCGGTACGACGCGAATCAACTCCAGGACTTGATCCCACTGAGAGATTTCCACCGGACGCTGCGCGGGCCGTCCCACTGCGGGCAAGGCCGGCGCCGTTCGTCCCGCCGGAACGAAATAACCCGATTTAGGCTTCGGCGAGGCCAAGCCGTTGTCCTCCAACACGCGATACGCCTGTTGCACAGTGCTGAGGCTCACCCCGTGTTCCACGCTCAAAGCGCGGACTGAGGGCAGTCGGTCGCCGGGACGATAAAAGCCGTTTTCAATGCGGGAGCCGAGCAGTTCAGCAAGGTTTACATAGAGCGTCATGGCGGACTCCCAGCGGCTATTTTTCAAATCGACCGATACAGATGAGGCCAAAATACAGCATTCAGTGGAATATTCGTACTGTGTGTATGGAAAAAATACTGCATTTTTGGATCTGTAATGGTTCCTGCTGCCGCGCCATCATGAAGCCACATGCAAAAGGTGATGGAGGCGTTGGAAATGAACGGGATGAGCGATGTACGGCTAATGCTGCGCGGTCAGGAGTTGCAGGCAGTGCAGGGGCCTTTTATCAAGATGCGCTGCGCGCCAGCGTCCAGCCGCTGGGGCGTTTTCCGCCATCGTTGGGTCACACGCAAAGTGCTGCTGGAGTTGGACGCCGACCAACTTCGAGACGTCGGCATCTCGTGGGAGCAGGCGCGTGCCGAAGGACTGAAGCCGTTCTGGCGGGACTGAGGAATGTTTAGCGCCGTTCTTTCAAGCGGTGCCAGAGCATGCCCAGCGCCAATAGGGGAGAGCGCAACCTTTTCCCTCCCGGAAAGGTCATGTGCGGCACCTGGGTGAACAGTTCAAATCCACTGCTGTGCTGGCCGCTGATGGCTTCTGCCAGAAGCCGTCCGGCCAGATGGGTGGCGTTCAGGCCATGGCCGGAATAGGCCTGGGCGTAATACACATTCGGATGGCTATCGAGTCGACCGATCTGTGGCAGCCGGTTGGCGCCGATGCCGATCATGCCGCCCCATTGGTAGTCGATTTTAACGTCGGCCAGTTGCGGGAAAACCTGCAACATCTTGGGCCGCATGTAGGCCGCAATGTCTTTTGGGTCGCGCCCCGAATAATGACAGGCGCCTCCGAACAGCAGGCGTCGGTCAGCCGAGAGCCGGTAATAATCGACCGTCACCCGCTGGTCGCAGAGCGCCATGTTTTGCGGCAACAGTTCGTGGGCCTGTGCTGCGCTTAATGGCTCAGTTGCGATGATGTAGCTGCCCGCCGCCAAGACTTTGCCGCTTAGCTGCGGGTTCAAATCATTCAGATACGCGTTGCAGCCCAGCACCAGGGTATCGGCGCGCACCGATCCATGTGCGGTGTGGACGCAGAGCTGTGGCCCATAGTCGATTCGGGTCACTGCTGAGTGTTCAAAGAGCTGAACGCCCAATTCCCGCGCAACCTGTGCTTCGCCCAGCGCCAAATTCAACGGATGTAAGTGGCCCGAACCCATGTCGATTAGTCCGCCAACATAGCGATCCGAGCCCACCACGCTGTGCATCTCGTTGGCTTGCAGCACCCGCAGTTCGTGGCGATAACCGAGGCCGCGTAACGACTCGGCGTCCTCGATCAAGTGAGCTAAATCTCGGGGTTTGTTGGCCAGATCGCAGTAGCCCCAGGTCAGGTCGCAGTCGATGTGGTGCCGTTCCACTCGCTGGCGCACGATTTCTACCGCTTCCAGGCCCATGAGTTTCAACTGGCGAACACCCTCGCTGCCGAGAGTGGGCGTAAATTGCTCCAGTCCATGGCCCACGCCGCGAATCAGTTGCCCGCCATTGCGCCCACTGGCACCCCAACCAATCTTGCGCGCCTCCAGTAACACCACGCTCAGACCGCGTTCTGCCAGTTCAATCGCGGTATTGAGCCCGGTAAAACCACCGCCGACCACGCACACATCAGCCTTCAGCTCGCCCTTTAGCATCGGATGATCCCGTTGCGGATGGCTGCTGGCGGCGTAGTAAGAAGCGGTGTGTTGGTCGGTGATAGTTGGCTGCTGAACGCGGGCGTTCATGTTGTTTTTCCTGTTTTTGGTGTTTGGAAAACTTTACGCAGCATAGACGTCGACGCGGACCACCGGCAAGGTTCGGCTCGGTGGCGCTGTCCGATACGGCACAAGTGAGGCAAAATCCCAGCTGATCCTTCTTTCGGTAATCGCTTCGATGAGCTGCAACAGCCAGAAAATCCGCTTTCTTCGGCAGCAGATCCCGTCATTCGAGTGCGTGCCCGGTTGCCACGATTGCTGTGGGCCTGTCACGACTTCAACTGAAGAAATGTCCCGCTTGCCACGCAAGACGGCGGCCGAGCAAGAGGCCGCGATGGATGAGCTGGATTGCGTACACCTGGGGCCTAATGGCTGCACAGTGTATGAAGAGCGTCCGCTGATCTGCCGTCTGTTCGGCACCACCCCGACCCTGCCCTGCCCCAATGGCCGTCGCCCAGTGGAAATGATTCACCCCAAGGTTGAGAAGCAGATTCACGAATACATGGCGACTACTCGACAAGTGTTGGTGTGAGCTCTCGCGCTCCTACAGTTATCCCGTATTTCCCCGCCTACTCAGGTATCGGCAAATTCAGGCTCTCTTTCACTTCTTCCATCACGATGTAGCTCTTGGATTCGCGCACGTGCGGGAGCTTGAGCAGGATGTCGCCGAGTAATTTTCGGTAGGACGCCATCTCTGAAATCCGCGCTTTGACCAGGTAATCGAAGTCGCCGGACACCAAATGGCATTCCAGTACGTGGGGCAGTTTCAAGACGGCGCGGCGAAACTCCTCGAAGGTGTCGCCCGACTTGTAATCCAGGCTGATTTCAACGAAAACCAGCAGGCTGGCCTTGAGGTTTTGTGGGTTGAGCCGGGCGTTGTAGCCCATGATGATCCCTTCGCGCTCAAGCCTGCGCACCCGCTCAGTGCAGGGCGTGGTCGACAATCCGACGCGCTCCCCCAGCTCGGTAAATGAAATCCGGCCGTCCGCTTGAAGGATGCGCAAGATGTTGCGATCAATCTTGTCCAACTCACGTTTGGACTGATGCTGGGTCCGCATGGGTTACCCCTCGCTAGTAAAGCCGTTATTGCCGAGAATTACCGCCGAATATAGGCGTTTATATAGTGAAATGCACTGCCCGCTGCTTTTTATACTGGGCATATCTTTGCTCTTAAGCACAAACGTCAGCGGATATCCGCGATTGAGGGATTTACTATGCGAGTTCTGGTCCTTGGCAGCGGCGTGATCGGTACGACAACGGCCTACTATCTGGCGCGGGCCGGGTTTCAGGTGACTGTTGTCGACCGCCAGCCTGCCGCTGCCATGGAAACCAGCTTCGCGAATGCGGGCCAAGTGTCGCCAGGTTACGCCTCACCATGGGCTGCGCCGGGCGTGCCGCTCAAGGCCATCAAATGGTTGCTTCAGCGCCATTCGCCGCTGGCGATCAAGGCCACCGGGGACATCGATCAATACCTGTGGATGGCGCAGATGCTGCG
This window contains:
- a CDS encoding DUF1127 domain-containing protein — protein: MNGMSDVRLMLRGQELQAVQGPFIKMRCAPASSRWGVFRHRWVTRKVLLELDADQLRDVGISWEQARAEGLKPFWRD
- a CDS encoding aldehyde dehydrogenase, which translates into the protein MTTLTRADWEQRARDLKIEGRAYINGEYTAAVSSATFECISPVDGRLLAHVASCDAADAQRAVDSARATFNSGVWSRLAPVKRKVAMIRFAALLNEHVEELALLETLDMGKPINDALTIDIPAAAQALSWSGEAIDKIYDEVAATPHDQLGLVTREPIGVVAAIVPWNFPLLMACWKLGPALSSGNSVILKPSEKSPLTAIRVAQLAVEAGIPAGVLNVVPGYGHTVGKALALHMDVDTLVFTGSTRTAKQLLIYSGESNMKRVWLEAGGKSPNIVFADAPDLRAAAESAAGAIAFNQGEVCTAGSRLLVERSIKDQFLPLVIEALKAWKPGNPLDPETTVGALVDTQQMNTVLSYIESGHADGAKLVAGGKRILQETGGTYVEPTIFDGVSNAMKIAQEEIFGPVLSVIAFDTVEEAIQIANDTPYGLAAGVWTSNLSKAHLTAKALRAGSVWVNQYDGGDMTAPFGGFKQSGNGRDKSLHAFDKYTELKATWIKL
- a CDS encoding MFS transporter — protein: MRWGTYFAVLASVLSVGLALGVSMPLVSMRLESWGYGSFAIGVMAAMPAIGVLAGASVASRLAAHVGTPLLMRLCLWGGALSIGLLALLPSYAVWVVLRLLIGVILTIVFILGESWINQLVVERWRGRLVALYGSTYALSQLAGPLLLGVMGTEADYGFWVGAALLVISPLLLLGRTGAPSTEACSVTFNDLFGFCRGLPAIAWAIALFAAFEAMILTLLPIYCLQQGFTAEISLFMVSTVVVGDALLQLPIGALADRISRRTLFSGCALLLMVSSLAIPLLLDTVLIWPVWVLFGASAGGLFTLSLILIGERYRDDALVRANAHVAQLWGVGCLLGPLAAGAGSQWVSGHALPLLMAAGAFGLVIVSLRRGAFGLQPVMA
- a CDS encoding FAD-binding oxidoreductase gives rise to the protein MNARVQQPTITDQHTASYYAASSHPQRDHPMLKGELKADVCVVGGGFTGLNTAIELAERGLSVVLLEARKIGWGASGRNGGQLIRGVGHGLEQFTPTLGSEGVRQLKLMGLEAVEIVRQRVERHHIDCDLTWGYCDLANKPRDLAHLIEDAESLRGLGYRHELRVLQANEMHSVVGSDRYVGGLIDMGSGHLHPLNLALGEAQVARELGVQLFEHSAVTRIDYGPQLCVHTAHGSVRADTLVLGCNAYLNDLNPQLSGKVLAAGSYIIATEPLSAAQAHELLPQNMALCDQRVTVDYYRLSADRRLLFGGACHYSGRDPKDIAAYMRPKMLQVFPQLADVKIDYQWGGMIGIGANRLPQIGRLDSHPNVYYAQAYSGHGLNATHLAGRLLAEAISGQHSSGFELFTQVPHMTFPGGKRLRSPLLALGMLWHRLKERR
- a CDS encoding PLP-dependent aminotransferase family protein, with protein sequence MTLYVNLAELLGSRIENGFYRPGDRLPSVRALSVEHGVSLSTVQQAYRVLEDNGLASPKPKSGYFVPAGRTAPALPAVGRPAQRPVEISQWDQVLELIRVVPNKDVIQLGRGMPDITSPTLKPLLRSLATISRRQDMASLYYDTIYGTQSLREQVARLMLDSGCQLTTNELVITTGCSEALSTSLRAICQTGDIVAVDSPSFHGVMQMLKGFGLKALEIPTDPITGISLEALELALEQWPIKAIQLTPNCNNPLGYIMPEANKKALLTLAQRYDVAIIEDDVYGDLAYTYPRPRTIKSFDEDGRVLLCSSFSKTLAPGVRIGWVAPGRYLEQVLHMKYISTGCTATQPQLAIAEFLKDGHYEPHLRRMRGQYQRGRDQMTDWVMRYFPQGTRVSRPQGGFMLWVELPEDFDTLRLNRALLGQGVQVAGGSIFSAAGKYRNCLRMNYASKPTAEIEAAVRTVGAAITHLLSETA
- the dadR gene encoding transcriptional regulator DadR, which translates into the protein MRTQHQSKRELDKIDRNILRILQADGRISFTELGERVGLSTTPCTERVRRLEREGIIMGYNARLNPQNLKASLLVFVEISLDYKSGDTFEEFRRAVLKLPHVLECHLVSGDFDYLVKARISEMASYRKLLGDILLKLPHVRESKSYIVMEEVKESLNLPIPE
- a CDS encoding YkgJ family cysteine cluster protein, translating into MSCNSQKIRFLRQQIPSFECVPGCHDCCGPVTTSTEEMSRLPRKTAAEQEAAMDELDCVHLGPNGCTVYEERPLICRLFGTTPTLPCPNGRRPVEMIHPKVEKQIHEYMATTRQVLV